Proteins found in one Lycium ferocissimum isolate CSIRO_LF1 chromosome 6, AGI_CSIRO_Lferr_CH_V1, whole genome shotgun sequence genomic segment:
- the LOC132061239 gene encoding uncharacterized protein LOC132061239 has translation MAPEQSQSQTTAPATASDNIGTSFTIDASHPLYVHPSDNSGIMLVPTPFSGFGYNSWKRNVLIALSAKNKAGLVNGRISKPSEDAHLYDYWVRSNDMVFAWLSNSLSKDIAESVLHCETARDIWKDIEERYGQSNDSWYYQIQREITKVSQGDSVIASHFTRLRRLWDELRTASFGPECTCGAEPQCSEGQKLIKFLTGLNDSYSNVRSNILMINPVPTLGKAYSMLLHDEKQREIQSPTPPFLSDSTSLIAKVSPSTYGSTSGKAVLNSYAPTSGKPGPSSYVSNSGGVSGTYASTSGTKSYSQRVNFDHRKPELVCKYCKRPSHSVDKCYRLHGFPADFKFTKNKKSAACVQVNDGQLTPNFI, from the coding sequence ATGGCACCAGAACAGTCTCAATCACAAACTACTGCACCTGCTACTGCTTCTGATAATATTGGCACTAGTTTCACAATAGATGCTTCCCATCCTTTATATGTGCACCCTTCAGACAATTCGGGTATTATGTTGGTGCCAACTCCTTTCTCTGGGTTTGGTTATAACTCCTGGAAAAGGAATGTGCTTATTGCTTTGTCTGCTAAGAATAAAGCGGGTCTAGTTAATGGTAGAATATCCAAGCCTAGTGAAGACGCCCATTTATATGATTACTGGGTAAGAAGCAATGATATGGTGTTTGCCTGGTTGAGTAATTCTTTGTCCAAAGATATTGCTGAGAGTGTTCTTCATTGTGAGACTGCAAGAGACATTTGGAAAGACATAGAAGAGAGGTATGGTCAGTCCAATGATAGTTGGTATTACCAAATCCAAAGGGAAATTACTAAAGTCTCCCAAGGTGATTCAGTTATTGCTAGTCACTTTACCAGGCTTAGGAGACTTTGGGATGAACTTAGGACTGCCTCTTTTGGCCCAGAATGCACTTGTGGGGCAGAACCACAATGTAGTGAGGGACAAAAACTTATCAAGTTCCTCACTGGGCTTAACGACTCCTATTCAAATGTGAGGAGCAATATCCTCATGATCAATCCTGTCCCGACCTTAGGGAAGGCATATTCAATGCTCCTTCATGATGAGAAACAAAGGGAAATACAGTCACCAACACCTCCTTTCCTTTCAGATTCAACTTCCTTAATTGCCAAAGTTAGTCCTAGTACATATGGTTCAACCTCTGGGAAGGCTGTCCTTAATTCTTATGCTCCAACTTCTGGGAAGCCTGGTCCTAGCTCTTATGTTTCTAATTCTGGGGGTGTTTCTGGTACATATGCCTCAACTTCTGGGACTAAGTCTTACAGTCAAAGGGTTAATTTTGATCATAGAAAGCCAGAGCTAGTGTGCAAGTACTGCAAGAGGCCTAGTCATTCAGTAGACAAATGCTATAGGTTACATGGGTTCCCTGCTGACTTCAAGTTcacaaagaacaagaagagtGCAGCTTGTGTTCAAGTCAATGATGGTCAGCTAACACCCAACTTCATCTGA